The genomic window CCTTATACCAAGACATTTATTTATAACACATATAAAAGCGGAAAAAATTCACATGCATGTAATTTCAATTACCTCAGAAAGTATTGCATGAGATAACAATGTATTTCAACAACTGACCATAACGAATTCGAACTGCATTTTAAACTCGACAGGTAAAGTGATATTTCAAAACTTAATATATTTGCAGTTATgtgtaaacaaactcatcatatatataccaggattgaaattttatatttgggcaatacgtgcgtttcgtctacaaaagactcatcagtgacgttcgaataaaaaagttagaaaggaaaaaaaaaatgtacgcagCTGAAGAGCAATTGTTTTCCCAAGATGATGATgttataagaaaatgaaaattacaagAGTTACAACGTacttaagaataaacaataaAGATTCCAAAAATAATCAGACAATTGAAAAACACATACAAAGTTATATACAAATTCGGATCTTGATCATGTTGAAAGTGTAAGTCTCTTGTCACCATAGTTATGCTCGGATCTGACAACTAACCATTATAAATGTACACCTGTAATAATTAATGatataaatgtacaaaaagtGTTATAACACTGTATAGATAGATAAATGTAACACGTGTAAgtaaacagaaaaataacaaaaataccgaactctgaggaaaattccaaaacggaaagtcattaagcaaatggcaaaatcaaacattCGAACACATTAAACTAATCGATAACAGCTGTCATTTTCATGACTTAGTACAGGCcttgtcttatgtagaaaaaggtggattagtcctggttttacagctagctaaacctcgcaTTTGTaggacagtcgcatacaattacATTGTGTTGACAacgatgtttgaacaaaacaaacatacataataggtaaaaatgtcaaaaataggtgtacagcagtcaacattgtgttataatcttaatcactttaaaaacaaactaagatgccaacaaagaaaaacaaaaagtcatATAGGGAAAGCACATTATCAAAAATGGAAAAGCCAACGCGGTCAAAATTCTTACTTCGTAACTGTGTgatttgtcaatttgtatattgatgttttaaaTTGTAGCTTGCCGATTTGTAAATAAAGGACAAATATCTCATCATGCACTTCCAAAATCTAGAGAGAGAAACCCACGAAAGTGATTATCGACAcacattaattaaaaaatattgtactgaTTGAATATGAACAAACTGTAATAATCATTCTTGAATGTTTATGAAGTTTGTTGCCCAAAGGTCTTTTAAACACTTATTTACTATGCATGGCTACTAGAACGGGCAGTATGTTCCTCTGTATTTTGCGTACTTCCTGAAAAAGCTGAAGAAAGTTATGTGAATTTCTTCTCATCAATTGTCAAGTTATATCCAATCAAAAGCAGTCAATACATGTCAATTTTGAAGAAAGGTTTATAAAAGATATGTCCGTCAACTGAGATCAAATGCTGTAGATTTCACTACGTCTAAGTCTGGTGACGAAAATTGAAAAAGTCGGATTAAGacaatagaacaaaggggtaccTTGTATAAACTTGACGTGAAAACAAATGAAGAACAgtacacttttctttttttttccctaTAAAAGTCCAAGaaaataaacaactatataaCGTAGATTCGATGAAAATGCGCAAGCACGAGACGGTAACTTGACTGAAACGTACAATACAAATTTGAAAACCGAACTGACGTGTGAAAAACTCTATCGGCTAGTTCGATTACAGTGctttattaatttgtttacacCTAAAATATGGTTTAAACTTTCAAAGTTTGTGTGCTATAAACTAAAATTTTGTGACATCAACTTCACGTAAAGACTTCTTTTCGCCAAACTGTAACTAGGTGCATAATAGAGGAATGACAGACGAAGAGATCGCAAAACAAAATGTTAGTTATTTTGATCCACCAGAAAggaaaatatgtttgtttctgaGAATTATTCAACGATGTCTTTCTTACAAGAAGTTTCGTTACTAACCAAATTTAAGCTTGCATTCTCGTAAAACTTCGTTAAGTCCTTGGCACATTGATATGTCATTTTGTGTCTGAGTACATTCGATGAATTGTCTGAACTCCATCTGACATGGCTGTTCTTGGGTCTGCTGGTAAACTGGTTCCTGGTATGGTGGGAGAGTTTCACCACCACTGCCACTAGTCATGGCTGCTCCTAGTGTATGACCCTGTAAAGTCATAAAAAGTGAACTACATAGTGTAATTGTTTTCAAGAAGTGTTAGCATTTGTATCCATGTGGATTTCTTAACAAGTGAAAATGTTTTTACCAACATGATATTAATGATTTGAGTGCACTTCCtgcaaattaaatatatattgtaagaTATAGTTCAGTGAAGATTAAGAATGTTTTTTGTccttggatttatgagtttgaacatcggtatactactgttgcctttatataccgAGAAACTAACGGATGAATTATATGTGGTTTACACTCCTAGACATATCTATAGGCTTATTTGTTGTATCATCAGATGTTGTAAAGATTTCAAGTTGATGAAACAATGTAAACTAGATTTACCtgtttccaaaaaaataaaatacaaacaagaTCTATTCACGCAGCAAAATATTAGTTACTTGGCTGCAATGCTTAGTTTTTGCAACAAATAgttaaattaagaaaataaaccGGTTCAAGTGTTCGTCgacttttaatatttataaactgAGATTAATGAATATCATGAATAATcatgtttttatactgttttaaaaaatatctgGTTAACGAAGTACAGGTAACATGGATACGTCATTGTTCAGTTTTTGTAAGTGACTGGTTTTAAAAACCAGTTGAACAAAATACTGATTACACATGTATGATCGATAAAGTTAAGTTTAATTCAATTATCTTTCTTGGCCAACTATTTCTTCAAAACAAATATGATGATACTATTTgtgtaaattgaaatttaactGGTTGAGATCATACTCTCCGTCATGTACCTCAAATTTGATATCATCGGTTATATCAAtgctatttgtttttatagtaataaACTACAATGTTGACAGCTGTATCCCAATTTCTgatgtttttacatattttgtctttttgtttttctcacatatttttgtaaatataatggtATCCATTgtgactgtcatgcaagtgagaaatatagctagctataaaaccagggtttatccaccattttctacataaggaaaatTAATGCTTGTACGAAGTATGACCGTTGTGTTCAGTTTGCTAAGAGATGTTTGAGCTGTTAATTCAGTTAACACGGTTAAATACTTACAACAGCAGACCCAACAGCTACTCCAGCTGCTGTAGTAGCCATCTGTGCCATTAATCCTGGTTGTCTGGGCTGTGTTGCCGGAGAATGGGCTGGTGCTGCTGGTGGGGCTCTAGCAGGCACAAAACTTGGAGACCGACGTCTATATACCATAAGAATGTATGTACATGTTAAGCTATGCAAGTTATGTTGTTGTTTTAAATACAATGCAAGTAAGGGCTACAAATCAGTTTAGTCCGGTAATTATGATAATCCTGTCCAGATATTCAATTTGTCAGATTGCCAAACCATCAATTGTTTGTAACTTATGCTGTTCTTTTTCAGAATCTTCTGTGGGTGACGTATGATGTATTTTTTATGgtcttttaaataaactcatcagagatatCAGGCTTATATTTTTGTGCATTTAAAAAACGACgcattgacgctcgaatcaagAGTCATAAGGTTAAAGTTGTAGAGTTGTTACATAATTCGCAATCTAAGTAAATCTACCATATTTCACTACtgaaggattaaaaaaaaaatgatcaaccAGACAAAGAAGATGAAAACATTTTATAAgacatttacaaatgtaaaatagtCAAGTAACTGGTTTGGACCATTATCCTTCGTAAACTCAGATATTCCATCTAATCTGTGATACGCGTTTGTAGACGACAAAACCACTGTAATAATTATCCCAGAATGTTAACACTAACCATAATTGCATCATTTCTTTGTTGTTCAATAGTTATCCCGGTTGGCCAGGAAGGTCTTGATTTGGCCATGAaaattgctttttgttttatatcatatctAATAACTGAAATGTgcatattttgacaaaacaatgtgtCTATCATTTTTGTTGACAGCTTTTTAAATAAGAAACTATCGTACGTAAGTTTTATCCATATTTCCGTTTAAGGATATCTGACATAATTTCGCGTAGAATTGTCATGTTCGTCCTTTTGAAATATGTTTCAGGTCTACCATGTCTAGATGTCAAGAAAACCATTAAAAACACAGTTTATCTTGCTACTTTGTTTTGAAAATTGAGACAGTCAATTaggatttttttgtatttttggcaTGCCTAACATCATGTTTATCAAGCTGAAAGTTTGACCTTTTCAAGGTTctggcattgtttttttttttacattaactaCATTGTGTCAGACCTCTcgaaatagaaaaatgaaaaaatagacACAATATTTTCTAGAAAAATATATTTCGGCacgataaaaattcaaataaaaactacCATGTTAAACAAACGCTTATTTTTGAAGTGTTTGTAATTGGGGTTGTACTGAGCTCACAGACAACAGGGTCACTGTCAAGTGCATTTGCACAATTTGTTTCTTAATCAaatgtttggttgtttttttgtatTCATCAGTGAATTTGTTTATGTATGGACAGTCCTGAAAAAATACTTCTACATTTTTATCAAATGGAATTACTTGTAGTGcttttttgtattattgtaaTATCAAGGGGAAAAACGATGTAGACATGTATGCAAGATACCTTCGAGCTGCAGCTGATCTTGCTCTTCGTggcattttgttttactttctgaGCTTTTAATGTTCAAATGTGAATTTTGTCTTCTTTTCTCCTTAAAATCACGTGCATGTACGTAACAGTCAAGTCCAAATGTTTGTGTTCATGTATAATGCTGATCTTATGGATTACGGAAACttctgaaaaaattaaaacattatgtATCTGAAGAATTGAAAAGTTATTCAAACAAACTGTCGCTGttgaaattgatattttcttCATTCTAAATCTCTCAATAATATAAGTTATCAAATCTATCTTCAATGATTTATGTACTGTCAGGTGTGTTTTCATACTGACAACAAAAAACTTATTTGGTTCTATACATATATAGTGTTATATtgtatttaatatcaaaatacatgATATCAAGATATCAAAGGGTATAGCTAAAGATACATTGAACCAAATGAAAAAGTGCATGCAATGTCAAAACtttaaatatatactatatagaCAGATTAAATTGTCCGTCTCCTAACATGTTCCAATTTTATTGCATGACAAATTTTAGTTTGCACAAAGTACaaaatagttgtcaaaggtaccagaattataatttagtacgccagacgcgcgtttcgtctacataagactcatcagtgtacaaaacaattacgTAACACGTATGCAACCTCCAATACCTTGCTCCACTGCTATATCACACTAGGCATTCCCATTCTGActgtaacataacaaaaataccgcACTCCAATTTTAATTTCACAAcgaaaaaatgttataaaatgattaaatgaAAACCTCAACCGCATCaaacaaattgacaacaactgtcatattccggacttatTACAGGTATCTCCTTGTAAAACATGGTCGATTGATGGATAATCTTAACTGGAATGGCTGTTCAACTCGGATTAGATATAGATGTTCTTCGCAGTACATTT from Mytilus galloprovincialis chromosome 5, xbMytGall1.hap1.1, whole genome shotgun sequence includes these protein-coding regions:
- the LOC143076247 gene encoding coiled-coil-helix-coiled-coil-helix domain-containing protein 2-like: MPRRARSAAARRRRSPSFVPARAPPAAPAHSPATQPRQPGLMAQMATTAAGVAVGSAVGHTLGAAMTSGSGGETLPPYQEPVYQQTQEQPCQMEFRQFIECTQTQNDISMCQGLNEVLRECKLKFGVHL